One segment of Panicum virgatum strain AP13 chromosome 3K, P.virgatum_v5, whole genome shotgun sequence DNA contains the following:
- the LOC120700609 gene encoding protein ANTAGONIST OF LIKE HETEROCHROMATIN PROTEIN 1-like, which translates to MDTFLAPLLSPQPIFGAANDPEFSSIVAELLAMNDGGGGEPPRANESFAADTTTLSTFSVRQQHDQPAAILFPAPVTLGPPPTPLVPVGARHEFTAGASRPAKRRRGGQMASSPPGSGGENAVQAGVASTRASRRVWVRERSTEWWDRLNGPSCPDAEFRRAFRMSRATFAALCDALGGSVAKEDTPLRAAIPVRQRVAVCVWRLATAEPLREVSRLFGLGISTCHIIVLQVCRALATVLMPVAIRWPDPTAAEAVAARFEAASGLPGVIGAVYTTHVPIVAPKANVAAYYDRHLTERNRKASYSVAVQTVSDADGAFTNVYIGLPGSLSDAAVLGNSALSARRGEAGLLGGNHGQEQRLVGGASYPLTDSMLVPYAHRNLTWTEHKFNERVAAARGVARGAVRRLKARWRCLQRRTEVKIPDVLRLIAACCVLHNVCERAGEGLDPDLMQYELEDDDVAHHNAASSEAAAHVRDRIAHGLRSTVR; encoded by the coding sequence ATGGACACCTTCCTCGCGCCGCTCCTGTCTCCCCAACCCATCTTCGGCGCCGCCAATGACCCGGAATTCTCCTCCATCGTCGCCGAGCTCCTCGCCATgaacgacggtggcggcggcgagccaccACGGGCTAACGAGTCCTTCGCTGCCGATACCACCACCCTCTCAACCTTCTCCGTCCGTCAACAACACGACCAACCCGCCGCCATACTATTCCCGGCGCCGGTTACCCTTGGCCCACCGCCAACTCCTCTTGTCCCTGTGGGGGCGCGCCATGAATTCACTGCCGGCGCCTCGAGGCCGGCCAagaggaggcgaggagggcAAATGGCAAGCTCGCCGcccgggagcggcggcgagaacGCGGTCCAGGCGGGAGTAGCTAGCACCAGGGCCAGCCGCCGGGTGTGGGTGCGGGAGCGGAGCACCGAGTGGTGGGACCGCCTGAACGGGCCCTCGTGCCCGGACGCCGAGTTCCGGCGCGCCTTCCGCATGTCGCGCGCCACGTTCGCCGCGCTCTGCGACGCGCTCGGCGGCTCCGTCGCCAAGGAGGACACCCCGCTTCGCGCCGCGATCCCCGTGCGGCAGCGCGTGGCCGTCTGCGTCTGGCGCCTCGCCACGGCGGAGCCCCTCCGCGAGGTCTCCCGCCTCTTCGGCCTCGGCATCTCCACCTGCCACATCATCGTGCTCCAGGTCTGCCGCGCCCTCGCCACCGTGCTCATGCCCGTGGCCATCCGCTGGCCGGACCCCACCGCCGCAGAGGCCGTCGCGGCCAGGTTCGAGGCCGCCTCCGGGCTACCCGGCGTCATCGGCGCCGTCTACACCACGCACGTTCCCATCGTCGCGCCCAAGGCCAACGTCGCCGCCTACTACGACCGCCACCTGACGGAGCGGAACCGGAAGGCGTCCTACTCCGTGGCCGTGCAGACCGTCTCGGACGCCGACGGCGCGTTCACGAACGTGTACATCGGCCTCCCGGGATCGCTGTCGGACGCCGCCGTGCTTGGCAACTCGGCGCtgtccgcgcgccgcggcgaggcCGGGCTGCTCGGGGGAAACCACGGGCAGGAGCAGCGGCTGGTGGGCGGCGCGAGCTACCCGCTAACGGACTCCATGCTCGTGCCCTACGCGCACCGGAACCTGACGTGGACGGAGCATAAGTTCAACGAGCGGGTAGCCGCCGCacgcggcgtggcgcggggcgCGGTCCGGCGGCTCAAGGCGCGGTGGCGCTGCCTGCAGCGGCGCACCGAGGTGAAGATTCCGGACGTCCTCAGGCTGATCGCAGCCTGCTGCGTGCTTCACAACGTCTgcgagcgcgccggcgaggggctcgACCCCGACCTCATGCAGTACGAGCTCGAGGACGACGACGTTGCTCATCACAATGCTGCGTCCTCCGAAGCGGCGGCGCACGTGCGGGACAGGATCGCGCACGGCCTCCGATCCACGGTACGGTAG
- the LOC120697618 gene encoding acyl-CoA-binding domain-containing protein 1-like: protein MGGGSGCQRRGSAAVGGSGRRRIRAPVSRRRRWCRGVEASRTSTAAPPPPRRALPAPSTAFSTPSPTSCTSTAAPPPCAGRPGARRQAHLHRHRLQGGQPPHHALSSGLPHRRRRLPLPGTPGHTGPPAPPKPSHEGDVSSDGGSDSDWEGVESTELDEEFSASSAASGTNVVPGLYRVFKIATEVPCTTPQPSALKLKARAKWNAWHKLGAMPTEEAMQEYITIVDELFPN, encoded by the exons ATGGGCGGCGGATCCGGTTGCCAGCGTCGAGGCAGTGCAGCGGTAGGCggatccgggcggcggcggatccgggcgccggtgtcgaggcggcggcgctggtgtcgAGGCGTCGAGGCGTCTCGCACATCTACTGCGgccccaccaccgccgcgccgggcgCTTCCCGCGCCGTCGACGGCCTTCTCCACCCCGTCGCCCACGTCTTGCACATCTACTGCGGCCCCACCACCCTGCGCCGGCCGCCCAGGCGCACGTCGCCAAGCTCATCTCCACCGTCATCGCCTTCAAGGAGGACAACCTCCGCATCACGCGCTCTCCTCCGgcctcccccaccgccgccgccgcctcccgctcccCGGCACGCCCGGACACACCGGCCCCCCGGCGCCCCCGAAGCCCTCCCACGAAGGCGACGTCTccagcgacggcggcagcgaTAGCGACTGGGAGGGCGTGGAGAGCACCGAGCTCGACGAGGAGTTcagcgcctcctccgccgcgtcaGGAACCAACGTTGTCCCTGGGCTCTACAGGGTATTCAAGATCGCCACCGAGGTGCCCTGCACCACGCCGCAGCCGTCCGCACTCAAGCTGAAAGCCCGTGCCAAGTG GAATGCTTGGCATAAGCTGGGTGCTATGCCTACAGAAGAAGCTATGCAGGAGTACATCACAATAGTTGATGAGCTATTCCCTAACTGA